In Candidatus Hamiltonella defensa 5AT (Acyrthosiphon pisum), one genomic interval encodes:
- the purK gene encoding 5-(carboxyamino)imidazole ribonucleotide synthase, protein MKTVYILGQGQLGQMLRQAGEPLGIKVYPLCLEIDESREKRAPPDIITAEIEHWPDNLFVRQWAQHPLLINRDTFPLLADRFTQKQLLDELSLPTAPWQLLTKAELWPKVFSSFDSLAVVKRRKGGYDGKGQWCLRPGEEHSLPSDLYDAACIVEKGIPFSYEISLIGARNHRGQSVFYPITYNWHEAGILRASVAFPTKQQRLQAPAESMLSRIMNKLDYIGVMAMECFVVGNDLLINELAPRVHNSGHWTQNGASISQFELHLRAILDLPLPLPVVSSPSVMLNLIGIHLNPSWLSLPLIHVHWYGKEVRAGRKLGHLNLNDPSINRLIETLDALAPLLPQSDQVGLLKAKEKLENTPKNFTDL, encoded by the coding sequence ATGAAAACAGTTTACATCTTAGGTCAGGGTCAGTTAGGGCAAATGTTAAGACAGGCAGGGGAACCCTTAGGAATTAAAGTGTATCCGCTTTGTCTTGAAATCGACGAATCAAGAGAAAAGAGAGCGCCACCGGACATTATTACAGCTGAAATTGAACATTGGCCTGACAACCTCTTTGTTCGTCAATGGGCTCAGCATCCCTTATTGATTAACCGTGATACCTTTCCGCTTTTAGCCGATCGATTCACCCAAAAGCAATTATTAGACGAACTCTCACTCCCAACGGCACCTTGGCAATTATTAACAAAAGCAGAGCTTTGGCCAAAAGTGTTTTCTTCTTTTGACTCCTTAGCCGTAGTGAAACGTCGAAAGGGAGGCTACGATGGAAAAGGGCAATGGTGTTTGCGCCCTGGAGAAGAACATTCGCTTCCTTCTGATCTTTATGATGCTGCCTGTATTGTTGAGAAAGGGATTCCCTTTTCGTACGAAATATCATTAATAGGGGCACGCAATCATAGAGGGCAATCGGTCTTTTATCCTATTACCTATAATTGGCATGAAGCGGGTATTTTACGTGCCAGTGTTGCTTTCCCGACAAAGCAGCAAAGATTGCAAGCTCCGGCAGAATCGATGTTATCTCGTATTATGAATAAACTCGATTATATCGGTGTTATGGCGATGGAATGTTTTGTTGTAGGGAATGATTTATTGATTAACGAACTTGCTCCTCGGGTACATAACAGCGGGCATTGGACCCAAAATGGGGCTTCTATCAGTCAATTCGAGCTACATTTAAGAGCTATTTTAGACTTGCCTCTACCTTTACCTGTGGTCAGTAGCCCCTCGGTCATGTTGAACTTGATTGGTATTCACCTTAACCCATCTTGGCTATCACTACCTTTAATACATGTTCATTGGTATGGCAAAGAAGTCAGAGCGGGTCGAAAATTAGGGCACCTGAATTTAAACGATCCTAGTATCAATCGATTAATCGAAACCCTGGATGCATTAGCGCCTTTGCTGCCTCAAAGTGATCAAGTGGGATTACTTAAAGCAAAAGAAAAATTGGAAAATACGCCAAAAAATTTTACAGATCTTTAA
- the coaE gene encoding dephospho-CoA kinase (Dephospho-CoA kinase (CoaE) performs the final step in coenzyme A biosynthesis.): MSYIVALTGGVGSGKSTVSDIFASLNVSLIDTDIIARQLVEPGCLAWNEIIKRYGHHILLDGDTLNRAALRQKIFNDQKEKEWLNRLLHPLIEKESLHQMHQSSQPYLIWIVPLLFENHLHHRANRILVVDVSAKTQLLRTMKRDNVTQEEVKKILASQLSQKQRLALADDVISNNGAIEKLPAVVRSLHHQYLKLAACFSSEDLH; this comes from the coding sequence ATGAGCTACATCGTTGCTCTGACAGGTGGTGTGGGGAGTGGGAAAAGTACTGTTTCGGATATTTTTGCAAGCTTGAATGTTTCCTTGATAGATACCGATATTATTGCTCGTCAATTGGTTGAACCAGGGTGTTTGGCATGGAATGAAATCATAAAACGATACGGCCATCATATTCTTTTGGATGGTGACACCCTTAATAGAGCGGCATTACGTCAAAAAATATTTAATGACCAAAAAGAAAAAGAATGGCTAAATCGATTATTACACCCACTCATTGAAAAAGAATCTCTGCATCAAATGCATCAGTCTTCTCAACCCTATCTGATCTGGATCGTGCCTTTATTGTTTGAAAATCATTTACATCACAGGGCTAATCGAATTTTGGTCGTGGATGTCAGTGCTAAAACACAATTACTACGTACCATGAAAAGAGACAATGTCACTCAAGAAGAAGTTAAAAAAATTTTAGCGTCACAGCTTTCTCAAAAGCAGCGCCTCGCGTTGGCTGACGATGTGATTAGCAACAATGGGGCTATTGAAAAATTGCCTGCGGTAGTACGATCACTTCACCATCAATACTTAAAACTGGCGGCCTGTTTTTCATCAGAGGATTTACATTGA
- the ltrA gene encoding group II intron reverse transcriptase/maturase: protein MPMANVINQNYEQQLEWHAINWRVVTAMINNLRQRIYRASATGDLKKVRNLQKLMMKSRANHLLAIRKVTQVNRGKHTAGVDNQVINDHKGREHLYKLLSQTTSEKVYPVKRVYIAKKNGKKRPLGIPTILDRCRQAIVKSALEPYWEAKFEPVSYGFRPGRSAHDAIQKIFCIARARGTRHWVLDADIKGAFDNIDHNFLIKKIGGFPERNMIKQWLQAGVLEHGNYIPNVAGTPQGGIISPLLANIALHGMETLLGIQYWKNGTPKQGQPYAVVRYADDFVVFGKSREECETAKIKLQIWLAQRGLALSEEKTSIKHLKEGFDFLGFNIRHYDNRHRKRGYILLTKPSKESMKRYKQQMRMTWKGIIGMPTQEGIRQLNAKIIGWCNYYRIGASKRTFSALDQWMWIRQRRYLYRRHPNKHWWWRRKHYLGKIPGREDYSVFMDKSTGGFLWKHAWTKIQRHWLVPKNASPDNPELRDYWRNRQARKQPFIYGVKVNLYKRQKGYCPLCDQELDNGEQLHVHHIQPKAEGGDNKLANLRLLHANCHRQLHSKKGKMLK from the coding sequence ATGCCTATGGCAAACGTAATAAATCAAAACTATGAACAACAACTGGAATGGCATGCTATTAACTGGCGTGTTGTGACAGCCATGATTAATAATCTAAGGCAAAGAATATATAGGGCTTCAGCAACAGGTGACTTAAAGAAAGTCAGAAATCTGCAAAAACTCATGATGAAATCAAGAGCTAACCATCTTCTGGCTATCAGGAAAGTCACTCAGGTCAATCGGGGAAAACACACGGCTGGAGTAGATAATCAGGTAATTAATGACCATAAAGGACGAGAACATCTTTATAAGTTATTAAGCCAAACAACTTCAGAAAAGGTTTATCCAGTAAAACGAGTTTACATAGCAAAAAAGAATGGAAAAAAACGCCCTCTTGGGATCCCAACCATTCTCGACCGCTGTAGACAAGCGATAGTTAAATCGGCGCTGGAACCTTATTGGGAAGCAAAATTTGAACCAGTCAGCTACGGATTTAGACCGGGGCGAAGTGCCCATGACGCAATACAAAAAATTTTCTGTATTGCCAGAGCACGAGGGACACGGCACTGGGTACTAGATGCAGATATTAAAGGCGCATTTGACAACATTGACCATAATTTTCTCATAAAAAAAATCGGGGGATTCCCCGAAAGAAACATGATTAAACAATGGTTACAAGCCGGTGTGCTGGAACATGGCAACTATATACCCAATGTTGCAGGTACTCCGCAAGGCGGGATTATCAGTCCACTACTGGCCAATATTGCACTCCACGGAATGGAGACCTTACTGGGTATTCAATACTGGAAAAACGGCACGCCAAAACAAGGGCAACCTTATGCAGTAGTTCGTTATGCGGATGATTTTGTCGTATTCGGTAAATCCCGTGAAGAGTGCGAAACTGCCAAAATAAAGTTGCAAATTTGGTTAGCTCAGAGAGGGTTAGCTCTTTCTGAAGAAAAAACCAGTATCAAACACTTGAAGGAAGGATTCGACTTCCTGGGATTTAATATACGACATTATGACAATCGCCACAGAAAACGGGGATATATATTGTTAACGAAGCCCTCAAAGGAGTCGATGAAAAGGTACAAACAGCAAATGAGAATGACCTGGAAAGGTATTATCGGTATGCCGACACAAGAAGGAATAAGACAACTGAATGCCAAGATAATAGGATGGTGTAATTACTATCGTATTGGTGCTTCAAAAAGAACATTCAGTGCATTAGACCAATGGATGTGGATCCGCCAACGTAGATATTTGTATCGACGTCATCCCAATAAACACTGGTGGTGGCGAAGAAAACACTACTTAGGCAAGATACCAGGTAGAGAAGACTATTCAGTATTTATGGATAAATCAACCGGTGGATTTCTTTGGAAGCATGCATGGACAAAAATACAGCGTCATTGGCTAGTTCCAAAAAATGCTTCCCCCGACAATCCGGAATTGCGTGACTATTGGCGTAATAGGCAGGCACGTAAACAGCCTTTTATTTACGGTGTCAAAGTTAACCTCTATAAGCGACAGAAAGGTTATTGTCCTCTCTGTGATCAAGAGTTGGACAATGGTGAACAATTGCATGTTCATCATATTCAGCCTAAAGCTGAAGGGGGTGACAACAAGCTGGCTAATCTAAGATTGTTACATGCTAATTGCCACAGACAATTACATAGCAAAAAAGGAAAAATGTTGAAGTGA
- a CDS encoding type III secretion system chaperone, with protein sequence MRGNSHVRFLREWALAACLPNHNHHVYFFSPVMQITKPLSGSFFSSLLQIHLFGIAKNHCWFGYDTTSQHVILFCLIALDILTPDAALKH encoded by the coding sequence ATGCGGGGTAACTCGCACGTACGGTTCTTGAGGGAGTGGGCACTTGCGGCCTGCTTACCTAATCATAATCACCATGTCTATTTTTTCTCACCTGTGATGCAGATTACAAAACCTCTTTCAGGTAGTTTTTTTTCCTCTCTATTGCAGATTCACTTATTCGGCATAGCCAAAAATCATTGCTGGTTTGGCTATGATACTACCAGTCAGCACGTGATATTATTTTGTTTAATCGCTCTCGATATCCTGACCCCTGATGCGGCATTGAAACACTGA
- a CDS encoding YcbK family protein, translated as MDKIDMHRRKWFILGGAFLGSVLLSPLGLAASRPKPRILEINHTPTGEFIKTEFFDGRKYNKKGLSRLNYIFRDFRANKLKSIDSQLFNQLYRLQNLLGTNKPIQLISGYRTKKTNNLLRKSSSAVAINSFHTLGRAVDFYIEGIPLNKIYKAALRMRAGGVGYYPKSHFIHIDTGPVRNWSSYQ; from the coding sequence ATGGATAAAATAGATATGCATCGACGGAAGTGGTTTATTTTAGGAGGCGCTTTTTTGGGATCGGTTCTGTTATCTCCTTTGGGTTTGGCGGCATCCCGTCCGAAGCCGAGAATACTAGAAATTAATCACACTCCTACAGGAGAATTTATTAAAACAGAGTTTTTCGATGGAAGAAAATATAATAAAAAAGGGCTGTCTCGTTTAAATTACATATTTCGAGATTTTAGAGCCAATAAATTAAAATCTATTGACTCTCAATTATTTAATCAACTGTATCGTTTACAAAATTTATTGGGTACCAATAAACCTATACAGCTTATTTCAGGTTATCGAACAAAAAAAACCAATAATTTGTTAAGAAAGAGCAGCTCTGCTGTAGCTATAAACAGCTTTCATACTTTAGGTCGTGCTGTGGATTTTTACATTGAAGGCATACCACTGAACAAAATTTATAAAGCGGCATTAAGAATGAGAGCCGGGGGAGTAGGTTATTATCCTAAAAGTCATTTTATTCATATTGATACTGGTCCGGTACGCAACTGGTCATCATATCAATAG
- the rlmB gene encoding 23S rRNA (guanosine(2251)-2'-O)-methyltransferase RlmB, with protein sequence MSDIIYGFHSIKAFLEHHPERFLEIFILQNNDSYRLQSLVKELKSAGLSILFTSRQYLDAQTGGGVHQGIMAKVCSAHQYQENELPALLNSLDTPFVLVLDGITDPHNLGACLRSAEASGVQIVILPRDRSAPLNATVKKAASGAAENIPVIRVTNLARTLRVLKEYHLLIIGTAGEAKKTVYEARMTGSMALVMGSEEKGLRRLTREHCDHLIRIPMLGRVSSLNVSVATGVCLFEAVRQRNMKKI encoded by the coding sequence ATGAGTGACATTATTTACGGTTTCCACAGTATTAAAGCATTTTTAGAGCATCACCCAGAGCGTTTTTTGGAAATTTTTATTTTACAGAATAATGACAGTTATCGTCTTCAATCCTTGGTAAAAGAGCTCAAATCGGCTGGTCTGAGTATTCTTTTCACTTCTCGCCAATATTTAGACGCTCAAACTGGCGGCGGAGTCCACCAAGGCATCATGGCGAAAGTGTGTTCTGCGCATCAGTATCAAGAAAATGAGTTACCAGCCTTACTCAATAGCTTGGATACCCCTTTTGTTTTGGTATTAGACGGCATCACTGATCCTCATAATTTAGGGGCCTGTTTACGTAGTGCCGAGGCCAGCGGCGTACAGATCGTCATATTGCCACGTGATCGGAGTGCTCCTTTGAACGCCACTGTAAAAAAAGCGGCCAGTGGCGCTGCCGAAAATATTCCCGTGATCAGGGTTACCAATCTGGCTCGTACTCTCAGAGTATTGAAGGAATATCATCTTTTGATTATAGGTACGGCAGGCGAAGCAAAAAAAACGGTGTATGAAGCGAGGATGACAGGCTCTATGGCTTTAGTGATGGGATCCGAAGAAAAAGGGCTACGTCGTTTAACTCGAGAGCATTGTGATCATTTAATACGAATTCCCATGCTGGGCAGGGTCTCTTCTTTAAACGTATCGGTTGCCACTGGTGTTTGTCTGTTTGAAGCAGTACGTCAACGCAATATGAAAAAGATATGA
- the rnr gene encoding ribonuclease R, with translation MSQDPFFEREAKKYESPIPSREFILAHLAQRETPVSRIELANDLNLSGEASLEALRRRLKAMERDGQLVFTRRQCYALPERLDLLKGTVIGHRDGFGFLRVEGSKDDLYLSAEQMKKAIHGDVVLVQPLSPDRKGRREARIVRVLVPKKSQIVGRYFVDAGVGFVVPDDARLSFDILIPSEHAQSARMGFLVVVELTQRATYCSKAVGKIIEILGENMGTGIAVDMALRTHEIPYLWSDEIKKEIGQLKEEVPEEAKQGRVDLRALPLMTIDGEDARDFDDAVYCEKKRGGGWRLWVAIADVSYYVRPNTALDDEAKNRSNSVYFPSQVIPMLPEILSNGLCSLNPSVDRLSMVCEMTLSAQGKLSSYRFYEATIKSHARLTYTKVWRILDGEQSLRDQYQPLIPHLEELYAMYKMLDRAREQRGGIAFETEEAKFIFNEQMRIERIEPLLRNDAHKLIEECMILANIAAARFVEKQKEPVLFRVHDRPSDDAMTGLRSVLGELSLALGGDLKPQPKDYAELMCKIADRPDQQMLQTMLLRSMKQAVYDPENRGHFGLALSSYGHFTSPIRRYPDLVMHRAIKYLLWKTSNEQNTKQQDPLKTRSTPTGGWHSTYEEMLELGQHASMAERRADEATRNVADWLKCDFMRDQVGNVFIGIITTVTGFGFFVRLDDFLIDGLVHVSSLDNDYYRYDSIGQRMIGESSGILYRLGDTVKVRVEAVNMDQRKIDFSLVSSDRKPQVKGKTARENAKKTKMKNTKTPPQKKRARTNPKKTTIKKDDE, from the coding sequence ATGTCGCAAGATCCTTTCTTTGAACGTGAAGCAAAGAAATACGAATCTCCTATTCCTAGTCGAGAATTTATTTTAGCGCACCTTGCTCAACGTGAAACGCCTGTTAGCCGTATAGAGTTGGCTAATGATCTGAATTTATCAGGTGAAGCGTCTCTGGAAGCCCTGAGGCGTCGTTTAAAAGCTATGGAACGTGATGGACAACTGGTTTTTACTCGCCGTCAATGTTACGCGTTGCCAGAACGCTTAGATTTATTAAAAGGCACGGTGATAGGCCACCGTGATGGTTTTGGTTTTTTACGTGTTGAAGGGAGTAAAGACGATTTATATCTTTCTGCGGAACAGATGAAAAAAGCCATTCATGGTGATGTCGTTCTGGTGCAACCCTTGAGCCCTGATCGCAAAGGGCGAAGGGAAGCACGGATTGTGCGAGTCTTGGTACCCAAAAAAAGCCAGATTGTCGGTCGTTATTTTGTCGATGCCGGTGTCGGTTTTGTTGTGCCCGATGACGCCCGATTGAGCTTTGATATTTTGATTCCATCGGAACATGCTCAAAGCGCCCGTATGGGATTTCTGGTGGTGGTAGAGCTCACTCAGCGCGCGACCTATTGCAGTAAAGCTGTAGGTAAAATTATTGAAATATTAGGGGAGAATATGGGTACAGGCATTGCCGTTGATATGGCGCTACGTACCCATGAAATTCCTTACCTCTGGTCAGATGAAATAAAAAAAGAAATAGGCCAATTAAAGGAAGAGGTTCCCGAAGAGGCTAAACAAGGACGAGTTGATTTACGAGCATTGCCTTTAATGACCATTGATGGTGAAGATGCCCGTGATTTTGACGATGCGGTGTATTGCGAAAAAAAACGAGGAGGGGGTTGGCGTTTATGGGTGGCGATTGCAGATGTGAGCTATTACGTTCGCCCTAATACCGCACTGGACGATGAAGCAAAAAATCGAAGTAATTCAGTCTATTTCCCTTCTCAAGTCATTCCGATGCTGCCTGAAATTTTGTCAAATGGACTCTGTTCCCTCAATCCATCAGTGGATCGTTTATCCATGGTCTGTGAAATGACGCTTTCTGCGCAAGGCAAACTCTCATCTTATCGATTTTATGAAGCCACCATAAAATCACACGCACGTTTAACTTACACAAAAGTATGGCGCATCCTTGATGGTGAACAAAGCTTACGTGATCAATATCAACCTTTGATCCCTCATCTTGAAGAGCTTTATGCGATGTATAAAATGCTTGATCGTGCAAGAGAACAACGCGGAGGGATTGCATTTGAAACAGAAGAAGCCAAATTCATTTTTAATGAGCAAATGCGGATAGAACGCATTGAGCCTTTATTACGAAATGACGCACATAAATTGATCGAAGAATGCATGATTCTAGCCAATATTGCCGCTGCCCGTTTCGTTGAAAAACAGAAAGAGCCAGTGCTTTTTCGCGTCCATGATCGCCCTTCAGACGATGCTATGACAGGATTACGCAGCGTTTTGGGTGAACTCAGTTTGGCATTAGGAGGCGATCTCAAACCACAACCCAAAGATTATGCAGAACTGATGTGTAAAATAGCGGATCGCCCAGATCAACAAATGTTGCAAACCATGCTACTGCGATCTATGAAGCAGGCGGTTTACGATCCCGAGAACAGAGGGCACTTTGGTTTGGCATTAAGCTCTTATGGGCATTTTACTTCCCCTATTCGCCGTTATCCTGATCTCGTGATGCATAGAGCGATTAAATATCTCCTTTGGAAGACATCGAACGAACAAAATACGAAGCAACAAGATCCTCTCAAAACACGCTCAACACCGACTGGAGGTTGGCACAGCACCTATGAAGAAATGCTTGAACTGGGCCAACATGCTTCCATGGCAGAACGTCGTGCTGATGAAGCGACCAGAAATGTGGCTGATTGGTTAAAATGCGATTTTATGCGTGATCAGGTTGGGAATGTCTTTATAGGGATCATCACCACCGTGACTGGTTTTGGATTTTTTGTTCGTCTTGATGATTTTTTAATTGATGGTTTGGTGCATGTTTCTAGTCTGGATAACGACTATTATCGGTATGACAGTATTGGGCAACGTATGATAGGGGAATCTTCAGGGATCCTTTATCGTTTAGGGGATACGGTGAAAGTTAGGGTAGAGGCGGTGAATATGGATCAACGTAAAATTGATTTTTCTTTAGTTTCCAGTGACAGAAAACCTCAAGTCAAAGGGAAAACCGCCCGAGAAAACGCAAAAAAAACCAAAATGAAAAATACGAAAACGCCCCCTCAAAAAAAGCGGGCGAGAACCAATCCAAAAAAAACCACTATTAAGAAAGATGATGAGTGA
- a CDS encoding adenylosuccinate synthase, protein MGKNIVVLGAQWGDEGKGKIVDLLTERAKYVVRYQGGHNAGHTLISKGKKTVLHLIPSGILRNNTINIIGNGVVLEPHALIKEIKELEMQGVPVRNRLLLSAACPLILPYHVALDNEREKARGSKAIGTTGRGIGPAYEDKVARRALRLGDLFNQITFESQLKEVIEYHNFQLVHYYKAEPVHYQRVVESIWGIADILKNMVIDVTQVLSQAREKAENLLFEGAQGTFLDIDHGTYPYVTSSNTTAGSVATGAGFGPLYIDYILGIVKAYSTRVGAGPFPTELNDETGNFLRDKGHEYGATTGRSRRTGWLDAVSLRQAIQMNSLSGLCMTKLDVLDGLKTVKICVRYKRTDGTETMSTPITSAEWAEVEPIYEALPGWKESTFGIKEKSQLPQTALNYIKRVEELTGVPVDIISTGPDREETIILRHPFDEMIKK, encoded by the coding sequence ATGGGTAAAAATATAGTCGTGCTTGGAGCACAATGGGGTGACGAAGGTAAAGGCAAAATTGTTGATTTGCTGACTGAACGGGCAAAATATGTTGTGCGTTATCAAGGCGGGCATAATGCCGGCCACACCTTAATCAGCAAGGGTAAAAAAACGGTTTTACATCTAATCCCTTCTGGCATTTTGCGCAATAATACCATCAATATTATTGGTAACGGCGTGGTCTTGGAGCCTCATGCTTTAATCAAAGAGATCAAAGAACTTGAGATGCAAGGTGTGCCTGTTCGTAACAGGTTATTGCTGTCTGCCGCTTGTCCACTGATCCTTCCTTATCATGTCGCTTTGGATAATGAAAGGGAAAAAGCGCGAGGGAGCAAAGCCATTGGTACCACCGGCCGTGGAATAGGGCCTGCTTATGAAGATAAAGTCGCCCGCAGGGCATTACGTTTAGGTGATCTTTTCAATCAAATAACTTTTGAATCACAGCTTAAAGAGGTCATTGAATACCATAATTTTCAATTGGTCCATTATTATAAAGCAGAGCCGGTTCACTACCAGCGTGTTGTTGAGAGTATATGGGGCATTGCCGATATATTAAAAAATATGGTGATTGACGTCACGCAAGTATTAAGCCAAGCCAGAGAAAAGGCTGAAAATTTACTATTTGAAGGCGCACAAGGCACTTTTTTAGATATCGATCATGGTACTTATCCTTATGTGACCTCTTCTAATACCACTGCGGGGAGTGTCGCAACAGGTGCTGGTTTTGGTCCTTTGTACATTGACTATATTTTGGGGATCGTCAAAGCCTATTCGACTCGTGTGGGGGCAGGCCCTTTCCCTACCGAACTCAATGACGAGACAGGGAATTTTCTTCGTGATAAAGGCCATGAATACGGCGCCACGACAGGCCGAAGCCGCCGTACAGGGTGGCTTGATGCCGTCAGCTTGCGGCAGGCGATTCAAATGAATTCCTTATCTGGTTTGTGTATGACCAAATTGGACGTATTGGATGGGCTAAAAACCGTTAAAATTTGCGTGCGTTATAAGAGAACTGATGGCACGGAAACCATGAGTACCCCTATTACATCGGCTGAGTGGGCAGAAGTTGAACCTATATATGAAGCCTTACCGGGATGGAAAGAAAGCACATTTGGCATTAAAGAGAAAAGCCAGTTGCCTCAAACGGCGTTAAATTACATCAAACGTGTTGAAGAACTGACTGGTGTCCCGGTAGATATCATTTCTACCGGACCCGATCGCGAAGAAACCATTATTTTGCGACACCCATTTGATGAAATGATAAAAAAATAG
- a CDS encoding TIGR04211 family SH3 domain-containing protein, translating to MQKRHCIYLAILSLPISLSAQAAEEERYISDNLTTYVHSGPGDEYRILGVLKAGEPVTLLDVHTTTQYAQIRDKKGRVVWLPAKQLSQVPSQLSRLPDLEQKIKNLTDQLNDTHHRLKERSQEIQEKIALSEKLIEGLKSENKGLKEQLTIRNQQINEIENKTNAEKNNIMMKWFTYGGMVAGTGFILGLLLPFLIPRRKRNHRWMD from the coding sequence ATGCAAAAACGACATTGCATCTATCTTGCGATATTGAGTTTACCTATCTCTTTAAGTGCACAAGCAGCAGAAGAAGAACGTTATATTTCAGATAACCTAACGACCTATGTTCATAGCGGCCCTGGGGATGAGTATCGTATCCTCGGTGTATTAAAAGCAGGTGAACCCGTCACTTTGCTGGACGTCCACACCACCACTCAGTATGCTCAAATCCGCGATAAAAAAGGACGTGTTGTTTGGCTCCCTGCGAAGCAGCTCAGCCAAGTACCAAGCCAACTTTCACGTTTACCCGACTTGGAGCAGAAAATTAAAAATTTAACGGATCAATTAAATGACACTCACCATCGTTTGAAAGAGCGTAGCCAAGAAATACAAGAAAAAATTGCGCTCAGTGAAAAATTGATTGAGGGTTTAAAAAGTGAAAATAAAGGATTAAAAGAGCAGCTTACTATCCGCAATCAACAGATCAACGAAATTGAAAATAAAACAAATGCCGAGAAAAACAACATCATGATGAAATGGTTTACTTACGGAGGAATGGTGGCTGGCACAGGCTTTATTTTGGGTTTGCTGCTTCCTTTTTTGATTCCGCGTCGTAAAAGAAATCACCGTTGGATGGATTAG